A region of Streptomyces sp. NBC_01788 DNA encodes the following proteins:
- a CDS encoding helix-turn-helix transcriptional regulator gives MDKVFLDVHSLILSTVAKHREYREHRDGTSGEPLATALNPIDAQILAAAVELADGAGRTVDAVVALPGHAEAVYALLRELLRRRGDMVRLRILCTRDTLDHEMVRELARRGCKAVRIARIPLMTSLIVDGRTTLVCTETAGERQASVLRASSVTQCGQTLFDTVWSHAVDATAWVCLGAHARVELVQQILHYLHTGATDEAASRELSISVRTYRRHIATIMEILDARSRFQAGVRAAELGLLTPRVRPGAEPSRGRTPAGWAAGGGTPPPRGAYSPAALRSIQSVPQLARRHSYEPDAVADPRS, from the coding sequence ATGGACAAGGTCTTCCTGGACGTGCATTCCCTGATTCTCTCCACGGTGGCGAAGCACCGGGAGTACCGGGAGCACCGGGACGGGACGTCCGGAGAACCGCTCGCCACCGCGCTGAACCCGATCGACGCCCAGATCCTGGCGGCCGCCGTGGAGTTGGCGGACGGTGCCGGACGCACGGTCGACGCCGTGGTCGCCTTACCCGGTCACGCGGAGGCCGTCTACGCGCTGCTGCGCGAACTGCTGCGCAGACGTGGCGACATGGTGCGGCTCCGGATCCTGTGCACCCGTGACACACTCGACCACGAAATGGTGCGGGAACTCGCCCGCAGGGGGTGCAAGGCCGTCCGCATCGCCCGCATTCCGCTGATGACGTCCCTGATCGTCGACGGCCGGACGACGCTGGTGTGCACCGAGACGGCCGGCGAGCGCCAGGCGTCCGTCCTGCGGGCGTCCTCCGTCACCCAGTGCGGCCAGACCCTCTTCGACACCGTCTGGAGTCACGCGGTCGACGCCACCGCCTGGGTGTGCCTGGGCGCCCATGCCCGCGTCGAACTCGTCCAGCAGATACTGCACTACCTCCACACCGGGGCCACCGACGAGGCCGCCTCGCGCGAGTTGTCCATCTCCGTGCGCACCTATCGCCGGCACATCGCCACCATCATGGAGATTCTCGACGCCCGGTCCCGGTTCCAGGCGGGGGTGCGCGCCGCCGAACTCGGCCTGCTCACCCCCCGCGTCCGCCCGGGCGCGGAGCCGTCCCGCGGGCGCACTCCGGCGGGATGGGCGGCGGGCGGCGGCACACCACCACCGCGGGGCGCCTACTCCCCGGCCGCCCTGCGCTCCATCCAGTCCGTACCGCAACTGGCCCGGCGCCACTCCTACGAGCCCGATGCCGTCGCCGATCCCAGATCCTGA
- a CDS encoding roadblock/LC7 domain-containing protein: MVSDAPTGRVSDLDWLMSGLVQRVPHTTSAVLLSCDGLVKSVHGLDHDSADHMAALASGLYSLGRSAGVRFGDGGEVRQVVVELDATLLFVTTAGTGTCLAVLAGREADAAVLGYEMAMLVKSVRPYLETAPRQHSVESRALRP, from the coding sequence ATGGTGAGCGATGCGCCGACCGGCCGTGTCTCCGACCTCGACTGGCTGATGAGCGGCCTCGTGCAGCGCGTACCGCACACCACCAGCGCGGTCCTGCTGTCCTGCGACGGGCTGGTGAAGTCCGTGCACGGCCTCGACCACGACAGCGCCGACCACATGGCCGCCCTGGCCTCCGGCCTGTACTCCCTCGGCCGCAGCGCCGGCGTCCGCTTCGGCGACGGCGGCGAGGTGCGTCAGGTCGTCGTGGAACTCGACGCGACGCTGCTGTTCGTCACCACCGCGGGTACCGGCACCTGTCTGGCCGTGCTCGCGGGCCGCGAGGCCGACGCGGCTGTGCTGGGCTACGAGATGGCGATGCTCGTCAAGAGCGTCCGCCCCTACCTGGAGACCGCGCCCCGGCAGCATTCCGTCGAATCCCGGGCGCTGCGGCCTTGA
- a CDS encoding DUF742 domain-containing protein has product MSAAAAGDRPWLDDAAGRLVRPFTVSDGRTRPSIALDLMSQVMATGAAPPVHLGPEHGQALDLCRAPLPVAEIAAHLKLPAVVTKVLLSDLVDCGALTTGPPAYHHPTDRALLEAVLDGLRRQL; this is encoded by the coding sequence TTGAGCGCGGCGGCGGCCGGCGACAGGCCCTGGCTCGACGACGCGGCCGGACGGCTGGTGCGTCCTTTCACCGTCAGCGACGGCCGCACCCGGCCCAGCATCGCGCTCGACCTGATGTCCCAGGTGATGGCCACCGGGGCGGCGCCGCCGGTCCACCTCGGCCCGGAGCACGGCCAGGCACTCGACCTGTGCCGCGCCCCCCTCCCGGTGGCCGAGATCGCCGCCCATCTGAAGCTGCCGGCCGTGGTGACCAAGGTGCTGCTGTCCGATCTCGTCGACTGCGGGGCGCTGACCACCGGGCCCCCCGCGTACCACCACCCCACCGACCGGGCTCTTCTGGAGGCAGTGCTCGATGGACTACGACGACAGCTCTGA
- a CDS encoding GTP-binding protein — protein MDYDDSSDYDDGPGPFPTALKILVAGGFGVGKTTFVGAVSEIAPLSTEELLTTVSAATDNLDGVENKVETTVAMDFGRITLDPRHVLYLFGTPGQERFWFMWDELCEGALGAVILADTRRLEECFAAVDFFERRGLAFVVGVNEFDGAHRYDAEEVRAALDLDPRIPVVRCDARISSSGIQTLLTLVRHLIAHAPAVPAPARGAHG, from the coding sequence ATGGACTACGACGACAGCTCTGACTACGACGACGGCCCCGGCCCCTTCCCCACCGCGCTGAAGATCCTCGTGGCGGGAGGCTTCGGGGTGGGCAAGACGACCTTCGTCGGCGCGGTCAGCGAGATCGCGCCGCTGAGCACGGAGGAGTTGCTCACCACGGTCAGCGCGGCCACGGACAACCTCGACGGCGTGGAGAACAAGGTCGAGACGACCGTCGCGATGGACTTCGGCCGCATCACCCTGGACCCGCGGCACGTGCTCTACCTGTTCGGCACGCCCGGCCAGGAGCGCTTCTGGTTCATGTGGGACGAGCTGTGCGAGGGCGCCCTGGGTGCGGTGATCCTCGCCGACACCCGAAGGCTGGAGGAGTGCTTCGCCGCCGTCGACTTCTTCGAACGACGCGGCCTCGCCTTCGTCGTCGGCGTCAACGAGTTCGACGGTGCCCACCGCTACGATGCCGAGGAGGTGCGCGCGGCCCTCGATCTCGACCCGCGGATCCCCGTGGTCCGTTGCGACGCCCGTATCTCCAGCTCCGGCATCCAGACCCTGCTGACCCTCGTCCGGCATCTCATCGCCCACGCACCCGCCGTCCCCGCGCCGGCCCGGGGCGCGCACGGATGA
- a CDS encoding GAF domain-containing protein: MSYEPPRPAGRLLLTPEDKDAPARTERLRRLGLGERPEPALDAFADRLAAFTRAPYAMVNFLDERGQFFAGLHRPERDVLSVDTETDTDTGGDGDGGRRELGRRLARDCGFCPHVVVRHKALVLEDVSDYPRFAGNAIVDEYGIRSYLGAPLIDSTQMVLGTVCVVDVEPRPWGREGLRTIKAAAAELAPRLERREPEGFLF; this comes from the coding sequence ATGAGCTACGAGCCGCCCCGCCCGGCCGGTCGCCTGCTGCTGACCCCGGAGGACAAGGACGCCCCCGCCCGCACCGAGCGGCTGCGCCGCCTGGGCCTGGGGGAGCGCCCCGAGCCCGCTCTCGACGCCTTCGCCGACCGCCTCGCCGCGTTCACCCGGGCGCCGTACGCGATGGTCAACTTCCTGGACGAGCGGGGGCAGTTCTTCGCCGGGCTGCACCGGCCCGAACGCGACGTCCTGAGCGTCGACACCGAAACCGACACCGACACCGGAGGCGACGGCGACGGAGGCCGGCGTGAGCTGGGCCGCCGGCTGGCCCGCGACTGCGGCTTCTGCCCCCATGTCGTGGTGCGGCACAAGGCCCTGGTCCTCGAGGACGTCAGCGACTATCCGCGGTTCGCGGGCAACGCGATCGTGGACGAGTACGGCATCCGCTCCTATCTGGGCGCACCGCTCATCGACAGTACGCAGATGGTGCTCGGCACGGTGTGCGTCGTCGACGTCGAACCGCGGCCGTGGGGCCGGGAGGGGCTGCGGACCATCAAGGCGGCCGCCGCGGAACTCGCCCCACGGCTGGAACGCCGGGAGCCCGAGGGCTTCCTGTTCTGA
- the tdh gene encoding L-threonine 3-dehydrogenase, with product MKALVKQKAEPGLWLADVPEPVIGPGDVLIKVLRTGICGTDLHIRAWDGWAQQAIRTPLVVGHEFVGEVVETGADVDDIKPGDRVSGEGHLVCGKCRNCLAGRRHLCRATIGLGVGRDGAFAEYVALPAANVWVHRVPVDLDIAAIFDPFGNAVHTALSFPLVGEDVLITGAGPIGLMAAAVARHAGARNVVITDVSEERLELARKIGVSLALNVSKDTIAEGQRTLGLREGFDVGLEMSGRPEAMRDMIANLTHGGKIAMLGLPAQEFPVDWARVVTSMITIKGIYGREMFETWYAMSVLLEGGLDLAPVVTGRYGYEDFEEAFADAASGKGGKIILDWTA from the coding sequence TTGAAGGCGCTGGTCAAGCAGAAGGCGGAGCCCGGGTTGTGGCTCGCGGACGTCCCCGAGCCCGTCATCGGACCCGGCGACGTACTGATCAAGGTCCTGCGGACCGGCATCTGCGGCACCGACCTGCACATCCGGGCCTGGGACGGCTGGGCCCAGCAGGCGATCCGCACCCCGCTCGTGGTCGGACACGAGTTCGTCGGCGAGGTCGTCGAGACCGGCGCGGACGTCGACGACATCAAGCCCGGCGACCGGGTCAGCGGCGAGGGCCACCTGGTGTGCGGCAAGTGCCGCAACTGCCTGGCCGGACGCCGCCACCTGTGCCGGGCCACCATCGGCCTCGGCGTCGGACGCGACGGCGCGTTCGCCGAGTACGTCGCCCTGCCCGCCGCCAACGTCTGGGTGCACCGCGTCCCCGTCGACCTCGACATCGCCGCGATCTTCGACCCGTTCGGCAACGCCGTGCACACCGCGCTGTCCTTCCCGCTGGTCGGCGAGGACGTCCTGATCACCGGTGCCGGCCCGATCGGCCTGATGGCGGCGGCCGTCGCGCGGCACGCCGGCGCGCGCAACGTCGTCATCACCGACGTGAGCGAGGAGCGCCTGGAGCTGGCCCGCAAGATCGGCGTGAGCCTCGCCCTCAACGTCTCCAAGGACACGATCGCCGAGGGACAGCGCACGCTCGGCCTGCGCGAGGGCTTCGACGTCGGCCTGGAGATGTCCGGCCGCCCCGAGGCGATGCGCGACATGATCGCGAACCTGACGCACGGCGGCAAGATCGCGATGCTGGGCCTGCCCGCCCAGGAGTTCCCCGTCGACTGGGCCCGCGTCGTCACCTCGATGATCACCATCAAGGGCATCTACGGCCGGGAGATGTTCGAGACCTGGTACGCCATGTCGGTACTGCTGGAGGGCGGCCTCGACCTCGCTCCCGTCGTCACCGGCCGGTACGGCTACGAGGACTTCGAGGAGGCCTTCGCCGACGCCGCCAGCGGCAAGGGCGGAAAGATCATCCTCGACTGGACCGCGTGA
- a CDS encoding glycine C-acetyltransferase, producing MFDSVRDDLRATLDEIRAAGLHKPERVIGTPQSATVEVTAGGRPGEVLNFCANNYLGLADHPEVVTAAHEALDRWGYGMASVRFICGTQEVHKELEARLSAFLGQEDTILYSSCFDANGGVFETLLGPEDAVISDALNHASIIDGIRLSKARRFRYANRDLADLEQQLKEATEGGARRKLVVTDGVFSMDGYVAPLREICDLADRYDAMVMVDDSHAVGFVGPGGRGTPELHDVMDRVDIITGTLGKALGGASGGYVAARAEIVALLRQRSRPYLFSNTLAPVIAAASLKVLDLLESADDLRVRLTENTALFRRRMTEEGFDILPGDHAIAPVMIGDASEAARMAELLLERGVYVIGFSYPVVPQGQARIRVQLSAAHSIEDVNRAVDAFVAARAELEG from the coding sequence ATGTTCGACTCCGTGCGCGACGACCTGCGCGCCACCCTCGACGAGATCCGCGCCGCCGGGCTGCACAAGCCCGAGCGCGTCATCGGCACCCCGCAGTCCGCGACCGTCGAGGTCACCGCGGGCGGCCGCCCCGGCGAGGTCCTCAACTTCTGCGCCAACAACTACCTCGGCCTCGCCGACCACCCCGAGGTCGTCACCGCCGCCCACGAGGCCCTGGACCGCTGGGGCTACGGCATGGCCTCCGTGCGCTTCATCTGCGGCACCCAGGAGGTGCACAAGGAGCTGGAGGCCCGGCTGTCGGCGTTCCTCGGCCAGGAGGACACGATCCTGTACTCCTCCTGCTTCGACGCCAACGGCGGCGTGTTCGAGACGCTGCTCGGCCCCGAGGACGCGGTCATCTCCGACGCCCTCAACCACGCCTCGATCATCGACGGCATCCGGCTGTCCAAGGCCCGCCGCTTCCGCTACGCCAACCGCGATCTCGCGGACCTGGAGCAGCAGTTGAAGGAGGCCACCGAAGGCGGGGCGCGCCGCAAGCTGGTCGTCACCGACGGCGTGTTCTCGATGGACGGCTATGTGGCGCCGCTGCGCGAGATCTGCGACCTCGCCGACCGCTACGACGCCATGGTCATGGTCGACGACTCCCACGCCGTCGGCTTCGTCGGCCCCGGCGGCCGCGGCACCCCCGAACTGCACGACGTCATGGACCGCGTGGACATCATCACCGGCACCCTCGGCAAGGCGCTCGGCGGTGCCTCCGGCGGCTACGTCGCCGCCCGCGCCGAGATCGTCGCCCTGCTGCGCCAGCGTTCCCGGCCGTACCTGTTCTCCAACACGCTCGCCCCGGTGATCGCGGCGGCCTCCCTCAAGGTGCTGGACCTGCTGGAGTCCGCGGACGACCTGCGCGTCCGGCTCACCGAGAACACCGCGCTGTTCCGCCGCCGGATGACCGAGGAGGGCTTCGACATCCTCCCCGGCGACCACGCCATCGCCCCGGTGATGATCGGCGACGCGTCCGAGGCGGCCCGCATGGCGGAGCTGCTCCTGGAGCGCGGCGTGTACGTGATCGGCTTCTCCTACCCGGTCGTGCCGCAGGGCCAGGCGCGCATCCGCGTGCAGCTCTCCGCCGCGCACTCCATCGAGGACGTGAACCGCGCGGTGGACGCGTTCGTCGCGGCGCGCGCCGAGCTGGAGGGCTGA
- a CDS encoding LysR family transcriptional regulator, translating into MIEARRLHILRAVADHRTVTAAAAALYLTPSAVSQQLTALEQETGHRLVERGAKGVRLTPAGEILLSHTNAVLAQLERAEAELAAYGSGEAGTVTVAAFATGIAQVLAPAVARLAGTAPGIRIRVRDAEGDASLPMVLDRQVDVAVAVEYRGAPSADDPRLTHVPLYAEPFDAVVPVAHRLADAAEVQLAELAKDTWIGPYPGNPCHDVVVLACESAGFQPRLEHSSDDFRAVVALASADAGVALVPRSALRGMDLTGVVVRPVDGVAPTRRVFAAVRRGAEGHPLIRPVLQALDEAAQA; encoded by the coding sequence ATGATCGAAGCGCGGCGGCTGCACATCCTCCGTGCGGTGGCCGACCACCGCACGGTGACCGCCGCTGCCGCCGCGCTCTACCTCACCCCCTCGGCCGTCTCGCAGCAGCTCACGGCCCTGGAGCAGGAGACCGGCCACCGGCTGGTCGAGCGCGGCGCCAAGGGCGTACGGCTGACCCCGGCCGGGGAGATCCTGCTCAGCCACACCAACGCGGTCCTCGCCCAGCTGGAGCGGGCGGAGGCCGAGCTCGCCGCCTACGGCTCCGGCGAGGCCGGCACGGTGACGGTCGCCGCCTTCGCCACGGGCATCGCGCAGGTGCTGGCGCCCGCGGTGGCCCGCCTGGCCGGTACGGCGCCCGGCATCCGCATCCGCGTGCGGGACGCGGAGGGCGACGCAAGCCTGCCCATGGTGCTGGACCGGCAGGTCGACGTGGCGGTCGCCGTCGAGTACCGGGGCGCGCCGTCCGCCGACGACCCCCGGCTGACCCACGTACCGCTGTACGCCGAGCCGTTCGACGCGGTCGTTCCGGTCGCCCACCGACTGGCCGACGCCGCCGAGGTCCAGCTCGCCGAGCTGGCCAAGGACACCTGGATCGGCCCCTACCCCGGCAACCCCTGCCACGACGTGGTCGTCCTGGCCTGCGAGAGCGCCGGCTTCCAGCCCCGCCTGGAACACTCCTCCGACGACTTCCGCGCCGTCGTGGCCCTCGCCTCGGCCGACGCGGGAGTGGCCCTCGTCCCTCGCTCCGCGCTGCGCGGCATGGACCTCACGGGCGTGGTCGTCCGGCCCGTGGACGGCGTGGCGCCCACCCGACGGGTCTTCGCGGCGGTGCGCCGGGGAGCCGAGGGGCACCCGCTGATCCGCCCGGTGCTCCAGGCCCTGGACGAGGCGGCGCAGGCGTAG
- a CDS encoding MmcQ/YjbR family DNA-binding protein, with product MPDAHDVRRIALSLPDTTEKTAWSMPTFRVAGKMFATLPEEETSIAVRCPKEERDELVLAEPEKFWIAGHEAQFAWVRVRLATLEDEAELRDILADSWRQAAPPRLIEAHPELGLPTAR from the coding sequence ATGCCGGATGCCCATGACGTACGCCGTATCGCCCTGTCCCTGCCGGACACCACCGAGAAGACCGCCTGGAGCATGCCCACGTTCCGGGTCGCGGGGAAGATGTTCGCCACCCTGCCGGAGGAGGAGACCTCCATAGCCGTGCGCTGTCCCAAGGAGGAGCGGGACGAACTGGTCCTGGCCGAGCCGGAGAAGTTCTGGATCGCCGGTCATGAGGCCCAGTTCGCCTGGGTACGGGTCCGGCTCGCGACGCTGGAGGACGAGGCCGAGCTGCGGGACATCCTGGCGGACTCCTGGCGCCAGGCGGCTCCGCCGCGGCTGATCGAGGCCCATCCGGAGCTGGGACTGCCCACCGCCCGCTGA